Within the Terriglobales bacterium genome, the region CACGAGGAACACAGCGGAAAGACGGCGGAACACGGTCATAAATGGGTCAGTTCTTCTTGTCAGCGTCCTCTGTGGCTATACTTTTCGAATTTCCGGCGGAAATGGCTCGCCATCGGCCCACACCGCGCCGTCCTCAAAATATTCTTTCTTCCAGATGGGAACGGTCTTCTTCAGCGTGTCGATCATCCAGCGGCACGCTTCGAATGCCGCCGTCCGGTGCGCCGAGCAGACCACGATGGCCACGCTCGTCTCCCCGATATATAACCGCCCCAGCCGGTGCGAGATCGCTACCTCGCGCACCTTGAACTTCGCCCGTGCCTCTGTTGCCAGCTCGTCGAGCTGCTTGCTCGCCATCTCTTCGTAGGCTTCGTAATCAAGATAGACCGTGCGCCTTCCGCGACTGTTATCGCGCACAATGCCTTCGAAGACCACGACCGCTCCGTCCTCCGGCCGCTTCATGCGCTGGCTGAGCGCACCGGTGTCGATGCGCTCCCTGGTAAGTTGAACCCGGGTTGGGATCACAGGTTGTGCGGCATCGGCGCCGCCGCTGACCGGAGGCAGCAGGCCGACCTCGTCGCGATCGCGCAGCGCGGCCGAGCGCGCGGCATATTCCTGGTTCAGCGCCACCGCAATCGATCCCAGTGTCGCCTTCATCTTTGCGTCTTGCTCGTAATGCGACAGCAGGTCGCTGACGGTCGCGCCCTCGGGCAGCGACACCTCCTCGCTTCCCTTGCCGGCAAGGTCCTTCAGCACGCCGAAAAATAGCACGCGCACGCGCATCTGTTTTGATTCTACCGGAACCGGCGGCGGAGCCGGTGCATCAGGGACGCCAGTGGATCTCGTACACGCCGATGTTGGTCCAGTTTGGAAAGCGGGCCGCGATCTCGGAAAGCTCCTCCGGCGTCAACTTCGAAGCCGGAAAATGGAAGGCGTGCTTGACCACCATGACCTTCAAGTTCGGGTCCTGGATCGCGCGTTCCAACGCTTGCGGGGTCACGCGCCGGTCATCGTCGGTGGGATTGCGCAGGTCAGTGAGGAAATATAGTTCCCCGCCTTCGGGCGCCGCCAGCATGGGGCCGCCCTGCGCGTGCGCCAGGATGGCTGCCACCGCGTCCTCGACGTAGTCGGCATCATGGGCGCGCAGCCCTTGCGCGCGCGGCAAATGGAAAGCCCGCAACTTCGGCTCGTAGGAAAACGCGTTCAAGTACATGGCCCGTACCGAGACGAAGAAGACGGCAAATGCCAGGTAGAAGATCAGCAGCTGCGCGAAAAACGGCTTGCAGCGGCAGCGGTCCGAAACCGATACCACAGCGAAGAGGGTAAGCGCTGTCAGCGGCGCGAAGTAACAGACATAGACCGGGAAGGCTACCGGAAATTGCACCAGGCTGCACAAGCCGGCCAGCGTGGCCAGCAGGAAGATTCCCTGCTCGGCCTTTTTTGTGAGCGAACTGGCGAAATCCTGCCGGCGCGTGAAAAACCATACTGCCAGCAAGACCACGACCGGGCCGATCATCAGCGCCGAGCGCCAGGCAACGAAGGCGACCATGATCTTCGCGCGCATGAAAAACAGGATCGCGCCCAGGCCCGCGGCGATGATCAGATTCACCGTCGTGCCCCAGGCCCGTTCGCGCTTCAGGGCAACCGCCATCAATGCGTACAGCGGCCAGACATAGAAAAGCCCATCTTCGGGGATGACCGGGCGCCGCGGCGAGCTCATCACGTTCTCCACCCCGCCGAAGGCGCCGGTCAAAAGAGCACCGACGGAGTGAGAAAGCACGTAGGGGGCCAGGAACAGCCCCACCGGCAACGCAAAGCCTAACGCGAACGGCAGCGCCATGCGCAGTAGCGCCATGAACCGCTCGCGACTGCCGGCCCCCCGAATTCGCGCCTCGCGCCAAAGGAGCAGCGCAACCATGGCCGCGGCGGGCAGGAAGAAATGATACAGTTCGCCGCTTCCCAGCTGGCGGCGCATCATCCACAACAGCAGCGCGAGAAAAAGAACCAGCCCGGAAACCACGAATACGCGGTATGCCGTCGCACTCTGCCCCCCAGACTCCGTGCGCGATGCGGCCTCGGATTGCTCGCGAAAGATGAAGAACAGCAGGATCGCGGCCACCGCATACACGCCAATAATCTTGACCGTGCAGGAAACTCCCCCGCACACTCCGGCCACCAGCAACCAGCGCCGCGTTCCCACATCGAGGAAGCGCAACAGCGCGGCGGCAGCAAAGGTCGCGAAAAACAGGTTGTACCAGGACGGCATGGCTGCCGGATACGTGGGCAGGCTCCACGCGATCGCGAGCAGGGTGACGGCGGCGGCCGCAAACGCGGCCGCGAACCGCGTGGCGATGTAATACACGGCTGCAATCCAGGGCACCATGACCACGAATACGGCGTACCGCGTCGCCACCAGGTTCACGCCGACGATGCGAAACCAGAGCGCGTGGTACATGGAGAGCCCGCCGGTGTAGTTGTCATGAAAATCCCGGTGCGGAAGCTCTCCCCGAAACACGCGCAGGGCGCACTGTGCGAGGAAGCCATCGTCGCCCGCGATCCAGCCATTCTTCAAGTGCGCGTAAGCGTAGGCAGCGCCGGCAGCCGTTACCGCCAGCAACACCATCCAGAATGCAACCGATCCCCCGCGAGACTCGACCCCGGTCCTGGCGGTCGTGGACGTGAGGCAGGATGCTTGTGCGACGGGTTCCGGGGCTATGGTGGCCGGCACGGGGCAACACTAGCATAGTTACCCAAGCACGCTCATGCGCGGACGCCGGGGGTATCCAGACGACTAAGAGCCTGGAACAAGACCTTAATTACGGCGAAGAAAAGGCGCATACTTACATTGCCTGTTATCGCTCGTTGGCTCTTATTTAGCTCCTAGAAGGAGCTCAACTCCTTTGAAATCTATTTCGTGGTTAGCACGGTTGAGAGCAGTGGTTGCAGGCGCATTTGTCGGCGTGCTCGTATTATTTGCAGCAGCGGTTCTTGAGTTTTTCCTGCTCGCGGTGTGGGTCGCAGGATCAGCTCCTCGTGCGTCGCAGGCATCGACCGCAGGCGGAGGTGCTGTCACTTGGGATGTGATGTCGGTGTTCTATCGCGCAGGTCTGCGTGGAAAAGCATTCGAACTCCTGTTAGTGCTGCTGCCATTACTTTTTTCTGCTCTCGCGGGAAAGTCCATGTACTCCCGTACGCTGTCTGAGTAAGACATGAGT harbors:
- a CDS encoding molybdenum cofactor biosynthesis protein MoaE; this translates as MRVRVLFFGVLKDLAGKGSEEVSLPEGATVSDLLSHYEQDAKMKATLGSIAVALNQEYAARSAALRDRDEVGLLPPVSGGADAAQPVIPTRVQLTRERIDTGALSQRMKRPEDGAVVVFEGIVRDNSRGRRTVYLDYEAYEEMASKQLDELATEARAKFKVREVAISHRLGRLYIGETSVAIVVCSAHRTAAFEACRWMIDTLKKTVPIWKKEYFEDGAVWADGEPFPPEIRKV